The Fibrobacter sp. UWP2 DNA segment TTCTTTGGACAGAACACCGCAGCAGCGGCAAAGGCAGCAAGCCCGGCAGCAGCCCGAGCTATTGTGGGGCTGTCCAGAGAAACCGAAGTCTGCAAGGCATAGCGCTAAAATCCAGACCAAAAGTTTCAAGGGCAGCCCCGTAAAAGGCTGCTTTTTTTATTTACCCCAATTTTAACCACTAACCACAAGGATCGGAAATTCTTACCTAGATCCTTCGCCCTTTACAGGGCTCAGGATGACACTGAGTTGAAAATCAAGGCTCTGGATGGCATTGAAGCAACATTACAGGATGATTATTATTCTATAATTACGCAGTAAAATTTGAGAATTTTCGATACCTATACAGGAGCATAAAATGCGCAGAAGACTTTTGAGCGAAGGTGCCAAGGAACTCTCTTACGAAATCCGCGAGATCGTGAAGAAGGCAAACCAGCTCAAGGCACTCGGCCTCCCCATCCACTGGGAAAACATCGGCGACCCCATCGAAAAGAAGTGCCAGATTCCCGACTGGATCAAGGACATCGTGGTGGACCTCGTCAAGACGAACCGCAGCTACGGCTACTGCCCCTCCAAGGGCATGCTCGAAACCCGCGAATTCCTGGTAAAAGAGAACAACAAGCTCGGCGGTGCACAGATCAACGTCGATGACATCCTGTTCTTCAACGGCCTCGGTGACGCCATCGCCACCATCTACGGACTGCTCTCGATGAACACCCGCATCATCGGACCTGCCCCGGCCTACTCCACCCATAGTTCCGCCGAAGCGGCACATGCCCACACGGCCCCCATCACCTACAGCCTCCAGCCCGAAAACCACTGGTACCCGGACCTGGAAGAACTCGAGAACAAGGTGAAGTACAACCCGAGCATCGCGGGCATCCTGATTTTGAACCCGGACAACCCGACCGGCATGGTCTACCCGCTCGACATCCTCAAGAAGATTGTGGATATCGCGAAGCGCTACAACCTGTTCATCATCTGCGACGAAATCTACAACAAGATTACGTACAATGGCGCCCACGCCTACGCCCTGGCCGAATACATCGGCGACGTTCCGGGCATCGCGCTCAAGGGCATTTCGAAGGAATACCCGTGGCCGGGCGCTCGTTGCGGCTGGGCCGAATACTACAACCGCGACAAGGACGAACAGTTCGACGCCTTCTGCCGCGCCATCGACAACGCGAAGATGGTGGAAGTCTGCTCGACCACGCTCCCGCAGATGACCATTCCGCGTGTGCTGGGCGATCCGCGCTTTATCGAGCACCGCACCGCACTGAACGAGAAGATTGGCCGCCGCAGCGCCATCATCAACGAAATCCTTTCCGACATTCCGGAACTGTACTTCAACCCGACCTACGGCGCGTTCTACAACACCATCATCTTCCGCGAAGGAACCTTGAACAGCCACCAGAGCTTGAAGATTGACAACCCGATCATCAAGAAGAAAGTGGAGGAATGGTGCAGCAAGACCACGAACCTGGACTACCGCTTCGTGTACTACCTGCTGGGCGCGAAGGGCGTCTGCGTGGTTCCGAGTACCAGCTTCTGCACTGACTTGAAGGGCTTCCGCGTGACGCTCCTCGAAGAGGATGAAGACGAACTGCGCAGCGTGTTCACCACGATCCACGACGCCATCGTGGAATACCTGCATAGTTAAGGGACTTTGCGGGAACGGGACATGGAAAGCGCGGACCTCCACATCAAGGGTGTTCAAAAGAGCTTTGGCGACAAGGCAGTTCTAAAGAATATCGACGTCACCATCAAGGACGGCGAGTTCGTGACGCTCCTCGGCCCTTCGGGCTGCGGAAAGACGACGCTCCTCCGCATTATCGCGGGCTTCGAAAAGGCAGACGCGGGCGCAGTTATCCTTGGCGGCGAGGACATCTCGAAAAAGTCCCCTGCAAAGCGCGACATCAATACGGTGTTCCAGAGCTACGCGCTGTTCCCGCACCTGAACGTTTTCAACAACATCGCATTCGGCCTCAAAAGCAAGAAAGTCCCGAAGGACGAAATCGAGCGCCGTGTGAACGCGATGATGGAAGTCGTGAACATCACGGACTTTGCAAACGAGAAACCCAACACGTTGAGCGGCGGGCAGAAGCAACGAGTGGCGCTCGCCCGTGCCCTCGTGAACGAGCCCGACATTCTGCTTTTGGATGAGCCACTTTCGGCACTCGACGCGAACCTCCGCAAAAAGCTACAGACCGAACTCCGCGACGTACAACGTAAGACCGACACCACCTTCATCATGGTGACCCACGACCAAGACGAAGCTATCGCCGTCAGCGACCGCATTTTTGTGATGTACAAGGGCGAAATTGTGCAGGAAGGCACCCCCGAAGACGTGTACGAGCGTCCGGTGAACCGTTTTGTGGCGACATTCATCGGCGAAGCGAATATTTTGGAATGCGAACGCATTTCCAACTCCATAGTCCGCACATGTTTCGGCGATCTCGTTGTGGAACGCGCTCCATCATGGGAAAGCGTAAGTTCGGCTACCGCAAAGGGCGGCGTCGCCATCCGCATGGAAGACATCCACGTGTGTACGCCGAGCGAGCATTTCGAGAACAACACCTTCCCCGCCACTATCTTGGAACGTATCTTCCGCGGCGACTACTGGGAACTGATTGCGCAAATGAAGGACTCAAACGGAAACGCCTGCCGCACGCTCCGCGTAATGACCGACCCCGACGAAATCTACAACGCAGGGGACCAGGTGACACTCTACATGGAGCCTCAATATTTGCAAGTGCTGAGTGACTAATGCGAAAAGCAAACGCAACAAGCAATCCTCACACTCCCGAGGTTATTGAAGGCAAGCTCACGACCAAGAGCCGCATGCGGAAGTTCGGCCTTTTGCTTACGGGACCGGGCATGCTGTGGCTTTTGGTGTTCCTGCTCCTCCCCACCGTTTTCCTTTTGGTGATGGCTTTTGCACAGCGCGGTTCCTACGGCACCATCGACTGGACGTTCAGCATCGAGAACCTGAAAAAGCTCGTGGGCTTCAGCTCGTTCGGCTGGTCCGCCGACAACCTACTCATCATCTGGCGGAGTTTCAAGATCGCAGTCATCACGACACTCCTCTGCCTTGCGGTTGGCCTCCCCATGGCCTTCTGGATTGGTGCCCACAGCAAAAAGACGAGCGCCCTGTTGCTTGCCCTCGTGATGGTTCCGAGCTGCACGAACCTCGTCATCCGTACTTACGCGTGGATGATTTTCCTTGGTGCGCAGATGCCGCCCACGTGGCTAGCCCGCGCGCTCGGCCTTATCGGCGAAATGGAATCGCTTTACCCCGGCACCTTCGCGGTCTACATTGGCATGGTGAGTTGCATGCTCCCCTTCGCGGTACTCCCGCTCTACACGAGCGTCGAACGGCTTGACTGGGGAATCGTCGAGGCGGCACGAGACCTTTACGCAGGGCCCGTTCGCGTATTCTACCACGGAATCTTATCGCAGATGATGCCCGGCATCGTGGCGAGTGTCGTCCTTACGCTTGTGCCGACACTCGGCATGTACGTGGTGAGCGACCTCCTCGGCGGCGCAAAGTTCATCCTCATCGGGAACCTAATACAGCAGCAGTTCTTTGGGACGGCGCTCGACTGGCCGTTCGGTGCAATGCTCGGCATTGTCCTCATCATCTCAAGCGTTTTGAGCCTCATTGTGTTCCAGAAGACGGGAGGGAAGTCCTTTGTCTAAGCGCCTCCCGCTATACGCCCGCATTTTAGCCTACATCGGCATGCTGCTTTTGTACATGCCGCTCTTGGTGGTGCTCATCCAGAGTTTCAACGCGAACAAACACGGCCAGACCTGGGGCGGCTTCACCTTCGACTGGTACGCAAAGCTCTTTGACAACGCACTCGTGCAGTCGGCGACGGTCAACACGCTCATCCTCGCCATCGTGAGTACCGTCATCTCGACCGCCCTCGGCACGCTCCTCGCCATCGGCATCCACCGCACGCCCTGGGGCAAAAAAATGCAGGGCCTCTACGACATGAGCATCAACGTCCCCGTGGTGACGCCCGACATCTTGATGGCAATCGCGCTCGTGAGCGTATTCGCCCTCTTCAGGAGCTTCACCCCGCTATTCGACCCGGGCATGCTTACCCTCATCATCGCCCACGTGACCTTTGAAATCAGCTTTGTGGTGCTCGTGGTGCAGAGCCGTCTCGTCTCCATCGGCAAAGACCAGATCGAGGCCGCCCGCGACCTTTACGCAAGCACCGCCGGTGCCTGGTTCCGCGTGATTCTCCCGCAGCTCTCCACGGCTATCGTCTCGGGGGCGCTCCTCGCCTTCACGCTCTCGCTCGACGACTTCATCATCAGCTTCTTTGTGAGCGGGCCCAAGTCCACGACCCTCCCGCTCTACATATACGGCTCGCTCAAGCGAGGGATTTCCCCGCAAATACATGCCCTCTCTACGCTGATTTTCGCCATCACGCTGTTTGCGATGCTCATTTTCGCCCTCAAAGGATCGTTCAAGAAGAAACGCAAAAAAACTTCTTGTTAGATTTTAGTATAACACTTGCCAAAACGTCCCCGGATCCACCCTCCCGGTGGCTTCAGGATGACAAATGTCGTTCACAATTATTGTAAGGATTACAGAATGAAAAAAATTCTCCTTGCTGCATTCGCCCTTCTTGCAAGCCTCGCCTTCACGGCATGCAACGAGCAAAAACAAGAACAGAAGGCCACGGCCGAAGCCCCGAAGACCGTCACCGTGATGATCTACAGCGAGTATATCGACCCCGCCATGCTGGAAGACTTTGAGAAAAAGACCGGCTACAAGGTTCAGCTGGAACTCTACGAAGCCCAGGAAGAAATGATCGGCAAGCTCCAGGCCGCGGGCACAAGCCAATACGACGTGGTCATCGCCAGCGACGTGGTAATCCAGCAGATGGTGCACTTGGGACTCATCCAGCCCATCGACACGAACAAAATCCCGAACCGCAAAAACATCGCCGAACAGTTCATGGGCCAGCCCTACGACCCGACAAACACCTACACCATCCCCTACCTCTGGGGCACCACGGGCATTCTCTTCCGCGGTGACAAGGTGGACCCGGACAGCGTGAGCTACTCCATGCTCTTTGACGCAAAGCAGACCAAGGGCAACTTCAGCCTTTTGGAAGAGAGCCGTTCCATGCTCTCGATGGCGCTCCAGGCTTTGGGTTTTGACGCGAACAGCACCAAGCAAGAGGAAATCAACAAGGCTGTGGAATACATTCTGCAGGCCAAAAAGGACCCGCACTTCCTCGCCTTTGACGGAAGCGTCGGCGGCAAGGACAAGGTGCTCTCCAATATGGATTGGGCTGCCATCGTCTTCAACGGCGAAGCTGCCGTTGCCATCGACGAGGATTCCACGCTCCAGTACGTGATCCCGAAGGAAGGCTCCTTCATGTGGGTGGACGCCATGACGCTCAGCTCCAAGTCCCCGAACCCGGAAGGCGCCTACGCCTTTATGAACTACATTCTCGACGGTCAGATTGGCGCACAGCTTGCGAAGTTCGTTTACTACGCGACCCCGAACAAGGCAAGCCTCGAAGTCATCGACCAGGATTTCAAGGACAACCGCGTGATCAACCCGACCGAATCTGAAATCAAGCGCATGGTGTTCCTCGCTGACCCGGGTGATGCCGCCAAGCTCTTTGACGAAGCCTGGACCATAGTCAAGACTAGATAGACCCAAAAGACCGCGCTCTCGCTCGGTACAAAAAAAGCCCCTTTGCAGGGCTTTTTTTAATGCAATTTATTCTTCGACTGCCGTAGGCGCGATCGGGAGCGGCGCGAAGGGAGGCTCGAGTTCGATGCTGATGGGGCAATGGTCCGAGCCCATGACCTTCGTATGGATCTCGGATGCGGTGACGTTCGGCACCAGGGCCTCGTCCACAAAGGCGTAGTCCAAACGCCAACCCACGTTCCTCGCACGGGCGCCAAAGCGGTTGCTCCACCAGGAATAGACCCCCGCCTCGTTGGGGTGGAAAACGCGGAAGCTGTCGACAAAGCCGTGCTCCACGTACTTGTCCATCCAGGCTCGTTCGATGGGCAAAAAACCACTCACGTTCTCGTTTTCCTTGGGCCTCGCGATATCGATTTCCTTGTGACAGGTGTTGTAATCGCCCACGGTGACCACGTGCTTGCCGCTGTCGAGCCAGTGATGGCAATTCTCGAGGAACGCGTCATAAAAGCGGAGTTTATAGTCCAGTCGGTCGTCGCCACTGCCGCCATTGGGGAAATAGATGGAGTTCAGCACCCAGTCAGGGAAAACCAACTGGAGCACTCGCCCTTCCTCGTCGAATTCCTCGATGTCGAAACCGTAATTGACGGAATCGGGCTCGATTTTCGTGAAAACGGCCACGCCGCTGTAACCCTTCTTACGCCTGCAGGGGTTCCAGTAAGTCATGTAGCCGTCCAGGTTGCGGAGCGAATCGGGAACCTGGTCCTCGTCGGCGCGTACCTCTTGCAGGCACAAAATATCGGGCTGAGTCTCGGTTACCCAGTTCTCAAAACCCTTCTTGATCGCCGAACGTATCCCATTGACGTTCCAACTGTAAATATTCATCTCTTACCGTTAAAGAAAGTGATCGCCTTAAAGATAGGTTTTTAAAAACGCAAACCGCTGTCAAAAGCGTACATTTTTTTAAAAAACCTTTTTTGGGGCCCCTCAGTCCATTCTTGTAACTAGATTTTTACAATTGCAGTGACCCGAAGTCAAAAAATTTTATTTTTTTCACAATATCTCAACAAAAAAAATGTTTTTTCTTTTGGATAATTTATATTTGCGATATGAAGTTCTCGTACGCTCTTTTAAAGATTTCTCCTGTACTAGTAGCTCTTTCCATGCTGTCCGGTTGCGCCGGTTCCTCCGAAGAGACGCTTGAAGTCCCCACCAACCTCCCTCCCATCTGTCGCGATATCGACTTCTCGGCGAACCCCGACATGCGCGAAGTGTGCGGAGTCCGCAAGGTACACAACAAGGCGTACAAGAACATCCCGCAGCAGCGTTACCTCATCAAGCCAACCGAAACTTCCATCGTAAAGACGGGCAACAAACTAGAGCTCCGCTTCCAGAACTCCTTGCCGCTCTACCTGGAAGGCCCAATCGTGAATGACCTCCAGTTCGGCCAAGAAAAGCGCCTGCAGAAGGTGCCCAACACCTACGACTACCATGAAATTTACAACAAGGCCTCGGGCGAACGTCTCCGCGTGTTCAAGATGAACATCCCGACCGACGCCGGCACCCGTTATGACTTCTGCTTCCGCATCCCCGAAAAGAAGGGCAGCGACAGAACCCGTAACAGGGCTATGGGTTCCAACATAGAACGCATGGACTGCGAAGACTTTGAACAGGTCGTCGCCGCCGACAGGGCAGCCAAGGCCGCCCGCTAGTTCGCCAAGCTACAATTGAACGGGCCGCGTCTTTAAAAGCGCGGCTCTTTTTTTGTGCCCATTTTTCTAAATTTGAATACAAATGACAACAGAGAGCAAGTACATCCACAACGCGCTAAAGCAGGTCCGCCTCACGACCTCGGTCTCGAGCGTCCAGGGGTTCTCCATTTCGGGGCTCGCCACCTACATGCAGTTCCCCGAACTGGACTTTTGCGTCGACATGGGAGAATGTCCGCTCTCGGCAACACCGATGAACCACGTGTTCTTGACGCACGCCCACGGGGACCACGCCCGCTGCCTCATGCGCCATCACAGCCTGCGCAAAATGATGGGCGTCGAGCGCGACAGCGTGTACTACATCCCCAAAAGCATTAGCGACGGCGCCAAGGCCTGGATCAAGGCAGAGGCCATGTTCGAGGGCGTTGGCGAGGCAAAGTTTCGCTACCCCGAGATAGAGCCCGTCAAGGCAATGGAGCGCATCCCGCTGCGCTACCGCAAGGATTTGGTGCTGGAGCCTTTTGAAGTCAAGCATTCCATCCCTGCGATGGGGGCGACCCTTTACCTGCACAAGCGCAAGTTAAAGGACGAATACCTGGGCAAGACCCCCGCCGAGATCATTGAACTCCGCACAAGCGGGGTCGAAATCACCCGCGAGGTGTACGAACCGCTCGTAAGCGTCATGGGAGACTGCCTGGGCGAGAGCCTGCTCGAGAACCCGCACGTCTTTAAATCGAAGGTGCTTGTTACCGAATGCACCTTTTTGGACGACGACGAACAGCAGATGGCGCACAAAAAGGGACACACGCACATAGACAGCATCGTCAAGGCATTGATTAAACTGGGCGACGAAGTGAAGTGCGAACAAATTATTTTGAGCCACTTTTCGATGAAGTACTCCGAGAGGCACATCCAGGAGGCCATCGCCGAAAAGATTCCAGAGAGGTTCAAAGGCAAGGTCGTGGCGTTTTTGTAATTATCGCAGTTTGAGGGAAGGTTTTTAATCAACAATGAAGAGTGAAGAAATTAAAGAAGAAAAGAAAGAAAAAGAAGTCGTGATTCCCGAATTTTATAGGGACTTGAACGAGGACCCCGAACAGAAGGGCCTTTGGCACTATGTGTTCCGCACCAACGGCGACCGCAAGCCCATCAAGACCGAAGACGGTCTCCCCCACAAGTTGGACTTTAACTGGAAGGACATGTTCCCCAACGTGAACGACCACGTGGAAGTAGAAATCGGCAGCGGCAAGGGAAACTTTATGACGGACTACGCCGAAAAGCACCCCGACTACTTTATTATGGGCAGCGAATGGGACTACACCTGGGCGGTCTTTGCGCTGGAACGCATGAAAAAGCGCGGTGTGCTGAACAATGCCGCCATGCTCCGCGGCGACGTCTTTTACTTTTTGCGCGACTGCGTAAAGAGCAACACCGTGGACGCTTTCCACATGTACTTCCCGGACCCGTGGCCCAAGGAACGCCACCACAAGAACAGGCTGTTGCGCCCCGACTTTTTGGACGAGGTCGCCCGCTGCCTCAAGCCCGGCAAGCGCTTTTTTTACTGGGGGACCGACCACAAAGAATACAACGAAATCGCCCTCGAAACCTTTGACGCCTACCCCACCTGCAAGGTCGTTGTCCGCAACACCGCGGAACCTACCGAAGGGATCCAGACTGGCTTTGAACGCAAGTACAAGCGCGAGGGCAGACCAATTTACAGGAGCATTATAGAATTCGAAAAGTGATTTGACAAATCCTGACACTTGAAATTTTATAATTTATCCCCGCTATGTTAAAACAACTTTCGATCAACGGATTTACCCTCATCGCACAGGCCGAAGTCCCCTTCCACAAGGGCTTTACCGCCATTACGGGCGAAACGGGCGCAGGCAAGTCTGTGCTCTTGAAGGCGCTACGCATGGTCTGCGGCGACAAGGCACAAGCGAACATGGTCCGGACCGGCGAACAAAAGGCCGTTATCGAAGGGTCTTTCGATATTCAATACGAGCCGCGCGTCAAGCAGATGCTCGAGCAGCTCGAGATCGACAGCGACGACGAACTCATCATTCGCAGGGAAATTCTTGAGAACGGCAAGGGACGCGCCCGCGTGAACGGCGCCGTGGTGAGCCTCTCCGACTTGCAAAAGCTGGGCGAAGAACTCATCCAAATGCATGGGCAAAGCGAGCAGTTGCTGCTGCGCGATATACGCACCCACACGCAAATGCTCGACGACTACGCCAGCAACAGCGAACTCTTGGCCGAGTACGCCAAGCATTGGGCCGCCTGGAACGCGACCCTCGCCAAAATCGAGGAAACCGAGAACCGCGCCAAGGACCTGGCCGCCCAAAAGGACTTTTTGAAATTCCAGTTCGAGGAACTCTCCAAGGCGAACCTCAAGGATGGCGAAGAAGAGGAACTCGAAGACAAGGTCAGCGCAGCAAGCAAAGGCGAAGCCGAACGCCACTACCTTGACGAAATCCAGGGGATGCTGGGGACCGAGAACGGCCTCTTGGACCAGGTCCGCATTTTGCAGGCGAAACTGCGCGGCCTCGCCGCCAAACTCCCCCGCTACGAGCAGGAATCCAACGCCCTCGCCGAGGTCGCCGACCCGTTCGAGAGCATTTGCAAGGATTTGATGCGACTCGCCCCGGCAAAGTCCCTCTCGGCGGCCGAAATCGACCGCGCCAACTCCCGCATTGCGCAAATACAAAAGCTCAAGCGCAAATACCGCACCGACGTCGCCGGCCTCATGGCCC contains these protein-coding regions:
- a CDS encoding ABC transporter ATP-binding protein; its protein translation is MESADLHIKGVQKSFGDKAVLKNIDVTIKDGEFVTLLGPSGCGKTTLLRIIAGFEKADAGAVILGGEDISKKSPAKRDINTVFQSYALFPHLNVFNNIAFGLKSKKVPKDEIERRVNAMMEVVNITDFANEKPNTLSGGQKQRVALARALVNEPDILLLDEPLSALDANLRKKLQTELRDVQRKTDTTFIMVTHDQDEAIAVSDRIFVMYKGEIVQEGTPEDVYERPVNRFVATFIGEANILECERISNSIVRTCFGDLVVERAPSWESVSSATAKGGVAIRMEDIHVCTPSEHFENNTFPATILERIFRGDYWELIAQMKDSNGNACRTLRVMTDPDEIYNAGDQVTLYMEPQYLQVLSD
- a CDS encoding ABC transporter permease, with translation MSKRLPLYARILAYIGMLLLYMPLLVVLIQSFNANKHGQTWGGFTFDWYAKLFDNALVQSATVNTLILAIVSTVISTALGTLLAIGIHRTPWGKKMQGLYDMSINVPVVTPDILMAIALVSVFALFRSFTPLFDPGMLTLIIAHVTFEISFVVLVVQSRLVSIGKDQIEAARDLYASTAGAWFRVILPQLSTAIVSGALLAFTLSLDDFIISFFVSGPKSTTLPLYIYGSLKRGISPQIHALSTLIFAITLFAMLIFALKGSFKKKRKKTSC
- the recN gene encoding DNA repair protein RecN, which codes for MLKQLSINGFTLIAQAEVPFHKGFTAITGETGAGKSVLLKALRMVCGDKAQANMVRTGEQKAVIEGSFDIQYEPRVKQMLEQLEIDSDDELIIRREILENGKGRARVNGAVVSLSDLQKLGEELIQMHGQSEQLLLRDIRTHTQMLDDYASNSELLAEYAKHWAAWNATLAKIEETENRAKDLAAQKDFLKFQFEELSKANLKDGEEEELEDKVSAASKGEAERHYLDEIQGMLGTENGLLDQVRILQAKLRGLAAKLPRYEQESNALAEVADPFESICKDLMRLAPAKSLSAAEIDRANSRIAQIQKLKRKYRTDVAGLMALVEQRRAELESLENLDADLEELEREAAKNKAELERIAADLTQKRKTAAQNFDNAVQKILHSLGMPKATFKTSIEKQALSQNGADRIEFLLAPNPGEGEKSLQKAVSGGELSRVLLAIKSVMAELDKVSLLIFDEVDSGISGEVGNSIGEALKNLGKHHQVLTITHLHQVASRAQNQLAVSKKELDGRTFTSIKDLGYDERINELVRMLGGESETVREHAKQLLENNK
- a CDS encoding exodeoxyribonuclease III, with protein sequence MNIYSWNVNGIRSAIKKGFENWVTETQPDILCLQEVRADEDQVPDSLRNLDGYMTYWNPCRRKKGYSGVAVFTKIEPDSVNYGFDIEEFDEEGRVLQLVFPDWVLNSIYFPNGGSGDDRLDYKLRFYDAFLENCHHWLDSGKHVVTVGDYNTCHKEIDIARPKENENVSGFLPIERAWMDKYVEHGFVDSFRVFHPNEAGVYSWWSNRFGARARNVGWRLDYAFVDEALVPNVTASEIHTKVMGSDHCPISIELEPPFAPLPIAPTAVEE
- a CDS encoding ABC transporter permease codes for the protein MRKANATSNPHTPEVIEGKLTTKSRMRKFGLLLTGPGMLWLLVFLLLPTVFLLVMAFAQRGSYGTIDWTFSIENLKKLVGFSSFGWSADNLLIIWRSFKIAVITTLLCLAVGLPMAFWIGAHSKKTSALLLALVMVPSCTNLVIRTYAWMIFLGAQMPPTWLARALGLIGEMESLYPGTFAVYIGMVSCMLPFAVLPLYTSVERLDWGIVEAARDLYAGPVRVFYHGILSQMMPGIVASVVLTLVPTLGMYVVSDLLGGAKFILIGNLIQQQFFGTALDWPFGAMLGIVLIISSVLSLIVFQKTGGKSFV
- a CDS encoding MBL fold metallo-hydrolase, whose protein sequence is MTTESKYIHNALKQVRLTTSVSSVQGFSISGLATYMQFPELDFCVDMGECPLSATPMNHVFLTHAHGDHARCLMRHHSLRKMMGVERDSVYYIPKSISDGAKAWIKAEAMFEGVGEAKFRYPEIEPVKAMERIPLRYRKDLVLEPFEVKHSIPAMGATLYLHKRKLKDEYLGKTPAEIIELRTSGVEITREVYEPLVSVMGDCLGESLLENPHVFKSKVLVTECTFLDDDEQQMAHKKGHTHIDSIVKALIKLGDEVKCEQIILSHFSMKYSERHIQEAIAEKIPERFKGKVVAFL
- a CDS encoding pyridoxal phosphate-dependent aminotransferase, with amino-acid sequence MRRRLLSEGAKELSYEIREIVKKANQLKALGLPIHWENIGDPIEKKCQIPDWIKDIVVDLVKTNRSYGYCPSKGMLETREFLVKENNKLGGAQINVDDILFFNGLGDAIATIYGLLSMNTRIIGPAPAYSTHSSAEAAHAHTAPITYSLQPENHWYPDLEELENKVKYNPSIAGILILNPDNPTGMVYPLDILKKIVDIAKRYNLFIICDEIYNKITYNGAHAYALAEYIGDVPGIALKGISKEYPWPGARCGWAEYYNRDKDEQFDAFCRAIDNAKMVEVCSTTLPQMTIPRVLGDPRFIEHRTALNEKIGRRSAIINEILSDIPELYFNPTYGAFYNTIIFREGTLNSHQSLKIDNPIIKKKVEEWCSKTTNLDYRFVYYLLGAKGVCVVPSTSFCTDLKGFRVTLLEEDEDELRSVFTTIHDAIVEYLHS
- a CDS encoding tRNA (guanosine(46)-N(7))-methyltransferase TrmB yields the protein MKSEEIKEEKKEKEVVIPEFYRDLNEDPEQKGLWHYVFRTNGDRKPIKTEDGLPHKLDFNWKDMFPNVNDHVEVEIGSGKGNFMTDYAEKHPDYFIMGSEWDYTWAVFALERMKKRGVLNNAAMLRGDVFYFLRDCVKSNTVDAFHMYFPDPWPKERHHKNRLLRPDFLDEVARCLKPGKRFFYWGTDHKEYNEIALETFDAYPTCKVVVRNTAEPTEGIQTGFERKYKREGRPIYRSIIEFEK
- a CDS encoding spermidine/putrescine ABC transporter substrate-binding protein — encoded protein: MKKILLAAFALLASLAFTACNEQKQEQKATAEAPKTVTVMIYSEYIDPAMLEDFEKKTGYKVQLELYEAQEEMIGKLQAAGTSQYDVVIASDVVIQQMVHLGLIQPIDTNKIPNRKNIAEQFMGQPYDPTNTYTIPYLWGTTGILFRGDKVDPDSVSYSMLFDAKQTKGNFSLLEESRSMLSMALQALGFDANSTKQEEINKAVEYILQAKKDPHFLAFDGSVGGKDKVLSNMDWAAIVFNGEAAVAIDEDSTLQYVIPKEGSFMWVDAMTLSSKSPNPEGAYAFMNYILDGQIGAQLAKFVYYATPNKASLEVIDQDFKDNRVINPTESEIKRMVFLADPGDAAKLFDEAWTIVKTR